A single window of Colletes latitarsis isolate SP2378_abdomen chromosome 11, iyColLati1, whole genome shotgun sequence DNA harbors:
- the LOC143348575 gene encoding uncharacterized protein LOC143348575 isoform X3, whose translation MTISASILGLIAAAAIVGSEPHGVFGGSGGLAYSGASASASANAYAGSGASVSALSNANAFVGNFPGIDGGHEGHKGIRSYDNTGFGNQPNGGHDSSSGHTGVKGGRGSGCSKCKWEDDEYWETEEEEEEPEERNEDECDDGDDGQYRPEHHHGRGKKPNVQKLGAPGVGGAPGVGGAPVKGGPGGSGSPSSGSPWNKPSGQQHGQQPGAGSKPWNQGPGGPAGTFGTGPQGSTGPNAGKPGVTNQPGWNKGPETGSGCSGNNSPGSGCGQDSSGVGPVKQGPVPFGSPNAGNVQKQGSPNYSTSPTGGYGPQGSSPTPGCGPYGNCGPTSGGGPGYPGKPGSPGSQGGPGYPGSPGSSGSPGGPGSPGCTGGPYGNCGGAAPGGSPVKSGPFAGHPGSGSPYGGTPGSPGAPGAPGGQGPGSPGSPGCTGGPYGNCGTAPGGSPVKSGPFAGHPGSGSPYGGTPGSPGSPGCTGGPYGNCGTAPGGSPVKNGPAGYPGSGSPESPNGSDGHPGGPAYPGSSGSPGGQGGPGYPGSPGSSGKPGGPGSPGCTGSPYGNCGGATPGGSPVTGGPFGGHPGSGSPYGGIPGSSGSPGGPGYPGKPGSPGSSGGPGAPEGPKYPGSSGSPGCTGGRYGNCDGSAPGGSPVKNGPFAGHPESGSPYGGTPGSPGSPGGPGYPGSPGSPGGPGRPGSPGSPGSHGGPGYPSRPGSPGSPGCTGGPYGNCGGAAPGGSPVKGGPFGGHPGSGSPYGGTPGSLGSPGGPGYPGKPGSPGSSGGPGAPGGPKYPGSSGSPGDQEGPGSPGSPGCTGGRYGNCDGSAPGGFPVKNEPFAGHPGSSSPYGGTPGSPGSPGGPGYPGSPGSPGGPGRPGSQGGYPSSPGSSGSPGGPGSPGCTGGPYGNCGGAAPGGSPVKNGPFTGHPGSGSPNVGSPGSPGGPGYPASPGSPGSPGCTSGPYGNCGATPGGSPYGPSAGHPGHPGSGSPIGGSLGSPGGSGYPGSPGSPGSPGGSQTPYGPFTGVSTSAGAHAGVSGPSPGSRHPPGTPGSGSPGSSPSYSPNGPYGGQKPGPYGPSSGAPGVKGGPSGAGHPPGTPGSGAPGSSPSYSPNAPSSNSPFGNAGTPGSPNGPYGGQKPGPYGPGSGAPGVKGGPGGSGPGTSPNGPYPGNGKPSPGSSPSAPGASPNKPGAGNGHPPGGQSKPDGDSKIFYINVNPAPGTPAGSKPHGNTGPHGGPGTTKSPFGTGPSEPTRPYQPGPHGGAGTTKPAYQPGPHEDAGPTKSPFQPSPYGGAGTTKSPFQTSPYGGAGTAKPPYQPGPHANTAPTKSPFQPGPYGGAGTTKSPYPNGPHAGTPGGSPGWPGSGINGPTNQSPLGVQPGSGTSGCTGSGQGCGSGCSQSNSPGGKPCDENNIPNIEKLSGPAGEGPDDFSQSSQAVFPPGEAIRPSNAPGCTYGSCPPGSGPSPGGKPDNVNKIPGGPGTYEWNPFLTGKVSPPSSGGSYPTATTSKPIGVGNPFFGGGPAVGVGAGAGAWSGASSGSHVPQNGNSPFGEGSTKPVGKDNPFFGPGSGPTRGDIGGTGGPKTGGPGFQTQPPNSIVGGGAGQPSSGNPFGVGAGSAAGTFGHYPGSGPESGNGGGGPGGVKKPLGTHRGSGSGGGVGIGLDGFGNLPGHENGGSFGGAFSGAFSSAHASSFADSKAASFGLGGPNPNFGEGNGGNWASSGAASQAGSGSWSSSGASAYASSSAGSWAGAGPHAVKG comes from the exons ATGACGATCAGCGCGTCGATCCTCGGCCTGATCGCGGCGGCGGCCATTGTTGGCTCAG AACCGCACGGGGTATTTGGTGGAAGTGGAGGTCTAGCGTACA GCGGTGCTTCCGCGTCGGCGTCAGCGAATGCGTATGCAGGGTCAGGAGCAAGCGTGTCCGCGTTGAGCAACGCGAACGCGTTCGTTGGGAATTTTCCCGGAATCGACGGTGGCCACGAGGGGCACAAAGGAATCCGCAGCTACGACAACACCGGATTCGGCAACCAGCCGAACGGCGGCCATGACAGTTCGTCCGGGCATACTGGAGTGAAGGGTGGTCGAGGTAGCGGTTGCTCGAAATGCAAATGGGAGGATGACGAATATTGGGAAACGGAGGAAGAGGAAGAAGAGCCGGAGGAGAGGAATGAAGACGAATGCGACGATGGCGACGATGGCCAATACAGGCCGGAACACCATCACGGGCGTGGAAAAAAACCAAATGTGCAGAAATTGGGAGCACCGGGAGTAGGTGGAGCACCAGGTGTGGGGGGAGCACCAGTCAAAGGAGGCCCAGGAGGAAGTGGAAGCCCATCGTCGGGATCTCCATGGAACAAACCATCAGGTCAACAACATGGTCAACAGCCTGGAGCTGGTTCCAAACCTTGGAATCAAGGACCTGGAGGTCCGGCTGGAACTTTTGGAACTGGACCGCAAGGTTCTACAGGCCCCAATGCAGGCAAACCGGGTGTAACGAATCAGCCAGGATGGAACAAGGGGCCTGAAACAGGCTCCGGATGTTCTGGCAATAATTCACCAGGCTCCGGATGCGGTCAAG ACTCAAGTGGTGTTGGTCCAGTAAAGCAAGGACCAGTGCCGTTCGGTAGCCCCAATGCGGGCAATGTTCAGAAACAAGGATCTCCAAACTATTCAACCAGTCCTACGGGAGGCTACGGCCCTCAGGGATCAAGTCCTACGCCTGGATGTGGTCCTTACGGTAACTGTGGACCTACATCCGGTGGCGGTCCAGGATATCCAGGCAAACCGGGAAGTCCAGGAAGTCAAGGAGGGCCAGGATATCCAGGCAGTCCGGGAAGTTCTGGAAGTCCAGGAGGTCCAGGCAGTCCAGGATGTACCGGTGGTCCTTATGGAAATTGTGGTGGAGCTGCACCTGGTGGATCTCCTGTGAAGAGTGGACCATTTGCTGGTCATCCGGGAAGCGGATCGCCTTACGGTGGAACACCAGGAAGTCCGGGTGCTCCAGGTGCTCCAGGAGGTCAAGGACCAGGCAGTCCAGGAAGTCCAGGATGTACCGGTGGTCCTTATGGTAATTGTGGAACTGCACCTGGTGGATCTCCCGTGAAGAGTGGACCATTTGCTGGTCATCCGGGAAGCGGATCGCCTTACGGTGGAACACCAGGAAGTCCGG GAAGTCCAGGATGTACCGGTGGTCCTTATGGTAATTGTGGAACTGCACCTGGTGGATCTCCCGTGAAGAATGGACCGGCTGGTTATCCGGGAAGTGGATCACCTGAAAGCCCAAATGGTTCAGATGGGCACCCAGGGGGCCCAGCATATCCAGGTAGTTCTGGAAGTCCAGGAGGTCAAGGCGGGCCGGGATATCCAGGCAGTCCGGGAAGCTCAGGAAAACCAGGAGGTCCAGGAAGTCCAGGATGTACTGGTAGCCCGTATGGAAATTGTGGTGGAGCTACACCTGGTGGATCTCCAGTGACGGGTGGACCATTTGGGGGCCATCCGGGAAGCGGATCGCCTTACGGTGGAATACCAGGAAGTTCAGGCAGTCCAGGAGGTCCAGGATACCCAGGCAAACCAGGAAGTCCAGGAAGTTCAGGTGGTCCCGGTGCTCCAGAAGGTCCAAAATATCCGGGTAGTTCAGGAAGTCCAGGATGTACCGGTGGTCGCTATGGAAATTGTGATGGGTCTGCACCTGGTGGATCTCCAGTGAAGAATGGACCATTTGCTGGTCATCCAGAAAGCGGTTCACCTTATGGTGGTACACCTGGAAGTCCAGGCAGTCCAGGAGGTCCAGGATATCCAGGCAGCCCGGGAAGTCCAGGAGGTCCAGGTAGACCAGGAAGTCCAGGAAGTCCAGGAAGTCATGGAGGCCCAGGATATCCAAGCAGACCAGGAA GTCCAGGAAGTCCAGGATGTACTGGTGGTCCGTATGGAAATTGTGGTGGAGCTGCACCTGGTGGATCTCCAGTGAAGGGTGGACCATTTGGTGGTCATCCGGGAAGCGGATCGCCTTACGGTGGAACACCAGGAAGTTTAGGCAGTCCAGGAGGTCCAGGATACCCAGGCAAACCAGGAAGTCCAGGAAGTTCAGGTGGTCCCGGTGCTCCAGGAGGTCCAAAATATCCGGGTAGTTCGGGAAGTCCGGGAGATCAAGAAGGACCAGGCAGTCCAGGAAGTCCAGGATGTACCGGTGGTCGTTATGGAAATTGTGATGGGTCTGCACCTGGTGGATTTCCAGTGAAGAATGAACCATTCGCTGGTCATCCAGGAAGCAGTTCGCCTTACGGTGGTACACCTGGAAGTCCAGGCAGCCCAGGAGGTCCAGGATATCCAGGCAGTCCGGGAAGTCCGGGAGGTCCAGGTAGACCAGGAAGTCAAGGAGGCTATCCAAGCAGTCCGGGAAGTTCTGGAAGTCCAGGAGGTCCAGGAAGTCCAGGATGTACTGGTGGTCCGTATGGAAATTGTGGTGGAGCTGCACCTGGTGGATCTCCCGTGAAGAATGGGCCATTTACTGGTCATCCGGGAAGTGGATCGCCTAATGTGGGCTCTCCTGGAAGTCCAGGAGGTCCAGGATATCCAGCCAGTCCGGGAAGTCCAGGAAGTCCAGGATGTACCAGTGGTCCTTACGGTAATTGTGGAGCTACACCTGGTGGATCTCCGTATGGGCCATCTGCTGGACATCCAGGACATCCAGGAAGTGGATCACCTATCGGTGGTTCTCTTGGAAGTCCAGGAGGATCAGGATATCCAGGCAGTCCGGGTAGTCCAGGGAGTCCAGGTGGATCTCAAACACCATATGGACCGTTTACAGGCGTAAGCACAAGTGCTGGTGCTCACGCTGGTGTGAGTGGACCAAGTCCTGGAAGTAGGCACCCTCCTGGAACACCAGGAAGTGGGTCACCTGGCTCCAGTCCCTCGTACTCGCCAAATGGTCCTTATGGTGGTCAGAAGCCTGGACCTTATGGACCTAGCAGCGGAGCTCCGGGAGTGAAAGGAGGTCCGAGCGGTGCAGGGCACCCACCTGGAACACCAGGAAGTGGAGCACCAGGCTCCAGTCCCTCGTACTCGCCAAATGCTCCATCTAGCAATTCTCCGTTTGGAAACGCAGGAACACCAGGTTCTCCAAATGGACCTTATGGTGGTCAGAAGCCTGGACCTTATGGACCTGGGAGTGGAGCTCCGGGCGTGAAAGGAGGCCCGGGCGGTTCAGGGCCTGGCACTTCACCAAACGGTCCTTACCCTGGAAATGGAAAACCTAGCCCTGGCAGCAGTCCATCCGCGCCAGGAGCATCTCCCAACAAGCCAGGCGCTGGAAATGGACACCCACCCGGTGGTCAAAGTAAACCCGACGGAGACAGTAAAATCTTTTACATAAACGTGAATCCTGCTCCGGGAACTCCGGCTGGAAGCAAGCCTCACGGTAACACTGGTCCTCATGGAGGACCTGGAACGACGAAATCTCCCTTCGGAACTGGACCGTCTGAACCGACTAGACCATATCAACCTGGTCCTCATGGCGGCGCTGGAACCACTAAACCTGCTTACCAACCAGGTCCTCATGAAGATGCAGGACCTACGAAGTCTCCTTTCCAGCCAAGTCCTTATGGCGGTGCTGGAACCACAAAATCTCCTTTCCAAACAAGTCCTTATGGCGGAGCTGGAACTGCAAAGCCTCCTTACCAACCAGGTCCTCATGCAAATACAGCACCCACGAAGTCTCCTTTCCAACCAGGACCTTATGGTGGAGCTGGAACGACGAAATCTCCCTATCCAAATGGACCTCACGCAGGCACTCCTGGAGGTAGCCCTGGCTGGCCCGGTTCAGGAATAAACGGACCAACGAACCAAAGCCCGTTAGGCGTACAACCTGGAAGCGGTACGAGCGGTTGTACAG GTAGTGGTCAGGGTTGCGGAAGCGGATGCAGTCAGAGTAACTCTCCGGGCGGCAAACCTTGCGATGAAAACAATATTCCTAACATCGAAAAGCTCTCTGGACCGGCAGGCGAAGGGCCCGACGATTTCTCGCAATCTTCGCAAGCAGTGTTCCCTCCTGGTGAAGCCATTCGACCATCCAACGCACCTGGCTGCACTTATGGCAGTTGTCCGCCTGGATCGGGTCCATCGCCCGGTGGCAAACCGGACAACGTGAATAAAATTCCCGGAGGGCCTGGAACGTATGAATGGAATCCCTTTTTGACTGGAAAAGTGTCGCCTCCTAGTAGTG GTGGCTCGTACCCTACAGCAACTACCAGCAAGCCAATTGGTGTTGGGAACCCCTTCTTCGGAGGAGGACCTGCAGTTGGCGTAGGAGCTGGAGCTGGTGCATGGAGCGGCGCCAGTTCCGGAAGTCACGTCCCTCAGAACGGAAACTCTCCGTTTGGAGAGGGATCGACGAAACCCGTGGGTAAAGACAATCCGTTCTTTGGACCAGGATCAGGACCCACGCGTGGCGATATCGGGGGCACAGGTGGTCCAAAGACTGGAGGACCAGGTTTTCAGACACAGCCCCCAAACAGCATCGTTGGAGGTGGAGCGGGCCAACCATCGAGTGGGAATCCATTCGGTGTTGGAGCAGGTTCTGCAGCAGGTACCTTCGGTCACTATCCTGGTTCAGGTCCTGAATCTGGTAACGGcggcggaggtcctgggggagtgAAGAAACCGTTAGGAACACATCGTGGTAGCGGAAGCGGAGGTGGCGTTGGAATTGGTTTGGACGGTTTTGGAAACTTACCTGGACACGAAAACGGCGGCTCCTTCGGTGGAGCGTTTTCTGGCGCCTTCAGCAGCGCTCATGCCTCCAGTTTCGCTGACTCGAAGGCTGCCTCGTTTGGCTTGGGAG GGCCAAATCCAAATTTCGGAGAGGGGAATGGCGGAAATTGGGCCTCCAGTGGCGCGGCAAGTCAAGCCGGAAGTGGTTCCTGGTCCTCCAGCGGAGCATCCGCTTACGCCAGCAGCAGCGCAGGCA GCTGGGCAGGCGCAGGACCACACGCTGTGAAAGGATAG
- the LOC143348575 gene encoding uncharacterized protein LOC143348575 isoform X23, translated as MTISASILGLIAAAAIVGSEPHGVFGGSGGLAYSGASASASANAYAGSGASVSALSNANAFVGNFPGIDGGHEGHKGIRSYDNTGFGNQPNGGHDSSSGHTGVKGGRGSGCSKCKWEDDEYWETEEEEEEPEERNEDECDDGDDGQYRPEHHHGRGKKPNVQKLGAPGVGGAPGVGGAPVKGGPGGSGSPSSGSPWNKPSGQQHGQQPGAGSKPWNQGPGGPAGTFGTGPQGSTGPNAGKPGVTNQPGWNKGPETGSGCSGNNSPGSGCGQDSSGVGPVKQGPVPFGSPNAGNVQKQGSPNYSTSPTGGYGPQGSSPTPGCGPYGNCGPTSGGGPGYPGKPGSPGSPGSPGCTGGPYGNCGGAAPGGGSPVKSGPFAGHPGSGSPYGGTPGSPGSPGCTGGPYGNCGTAPGGSPVKNGPAGYPGSGSPESPNGSDGHPGGPAYPGSSGSPGGQGGPGYPGSPGSSGKPGGPGSPGCTGSPYGNCGGATPGGSPVTGGPFGGHPGSGSPYGGIPGSSGSPGGPGYPGKPGSPGSSGGPGAPEGPKYPGSSGSPGCTGGRYGNCDGSAPGGSPVKNGPFAGHPESGSPYGGTPGSPGSPGGPGYPGSPGSPGGPGRPGSPGSPGSHGGPGYPSRPGSSGSPGGPGSPGGPGSPGCTGGPYGNCGGAAPGGSPVKGGPFGGHPGSGSPYGGTPGSLGSPGGPGYPGKPGSPGSSGGPGAPGGPKYPGSSGSPGDQEGPGSPGSPGCTGGRYGNCDGSAPGGFPVKNEPFAGHPGSSSPYGGTPGSPGSPGGPGYPGSPGSPGGPGRPGSQGGYPSSPGSSGSPGGPGSPGCTGGPYGNCGGAAPGGSPVKNGPFTGHPGSGSPNVGSPGSPGGPGYPASPGSPGSPGCTSGPYGNCGATPGGSPYGPSAGHPGHPGSGSPIGGSLGSPGGSGYPGSPGSPGSPGGSQTPYGPFTGVSTSAGAHAGVSGPSPGSRHPPGTPGSGSPGSSPSYSPNGPYGGQKPGPYGPSSGAPGVKGGPSGAGHPPGTPGSGAPGSSPSYSPNAPSSNSPFGNAGTPGSPNGPYGGQKPGPYGPGSGAPGVKGGPGGSGPGTSPNGPYPGNGKPSPGSSPSAPGASPNKPGAGNGHPPGGQSKPDGDSKIFYINVNPAPGTPAGSKPHGNTGPHGGPGTTKSPFGTGPSEPTRPYQPGPHGGAGTTKPAYQPGPHEDAGPTKSPFQPSPYGGAGTTKSPFQTSPYGGAGTAKPPYQPGPHANTAPTKSPFQPGPYGGAGTTKSPYPNGPHAGTPGGSPGWPGSGINGPTNQSPLGVQPGSGTSGCTGSGQGCGSGCSQSNSPGGKPCDENNIPNIEKLSGPAGEGPDDFSQSSQAVFPPGEAIRPSNAPGCTYGSCPPGSGPSPGGKPDNVNKIPGGPGTYEWNPFLTGKVSPPSSGGSYPTATTSKPIGVGNPFFGGGPAVGVGAGAGAWSGASSGSHVPQNGNSPFGEGSTKPVGKDNPFFGPGSGPTRGDIGGTGGPKTGGPGFQTQPPNSIVGGGAGQPSSGNPFGVGAGSAAGTFGHYPGSGPESGNGGGGPGGVKKPLGTHRGSGSGGGVGIGLDGFGNLPGHENGGSFGGAFSGAFSSAHASSFADSKAASFGLGGPNPNFGEGNGGNWASSGAASQAGSGSWSSSGASAYASSSAGSWAGAGPHAVKG; from the exons ATGACGATCAGCGCGTCGATCCTCGGCCTGATCGCGGCGGCGGCCATTGTTGGCTCAG AACCGCACGGGGTATTTGGTGGAAGTGGAGGTCTAGCGTACA GCGGTGCTTCCGCGTCGGCGTCAGCGAATGCGTATGCAGGGTCAGGAGCAAGCGTGTCCGCGTTGAGCAACGCGAACGCGTTCGTTGGGAATTTTCCCGGAATCGACGGTGGCCACGAGGGGCACAAAGGAATCCGCAGCTACGACAACACCGGATTCGGCAACCAGCCGAACGGCGGCCATGACAGTTCGTCCGGGCATACTGGAGTGAAGGGTGGTCGAGGTAGCGGTTGCTCGAAATGCAAATGGGAGGATGACGAATATTGGGAAACGGAGGAAGAGGAAGAAGAGCCGGAGGAGAGGAATGAAGACGAATGCGACGATGGCGACGATGGCCAATACAGGCCGGAACACCATCACGGGCGTGGAAAAAAACCAAATGTGCAGAAATTGGGAGCACCGGGAGTAGGTGGAGCACCAGGTGTGGGGGGAGCACCAGTCAAAGGAGGCCCAGGAGGAAGTGGAAGCCCATCGTCGGGATCTCCATGGAACAAACCATCAGGTCAACAACATGGTCAACAGCCTGGAGCTGGTTCCAAACCTTGGAATCAAGGACCTGGAGGTCCGGCTGGAACTTTTGGAACTGGACCGCAAGGTTCTACAGGCCCCAATGCAGGCAAACCGGGTGTAACGAATCAGCCAGGATGGAACAAGGGGCCTGAAACAGGCTCCGGATGTTCTGGCAATAATTCACCAGGCTCCGGATGCGGTCAAG ACTCAAGTGGTGTTGGTCCAGTAAAGCAAGGACCAGTGCCGTTCGGTAGCCCCAATGCGGGCAATGTTCAGAAACAAGGATCTCCAAACTATTCAACCAGTCCTACGGGAGGCTACGGCCCTCAGGGATCAAGTCCTACGCCTGGATGTGGTCCTTACGGTAACTGTGGACCTACATCCGGTGGCGGTCCAGGATATCCAGGCAAACCGGGAAGTCCAGGAA GTCCAGGCAGTCCAGGATGTACCGGTGGTCCTTATGGAAATTGTGGTGGAGCTGCACCTGG TGGTGGATCTCCCGTGAAGAGTGGACCATTTGCTGGTCATCCGGGAAGCGGATCGCCTTACGGTGGAACACCAGGAAGTCCGG GAAGTCCAGGATGTACCGGTGGTCCTTATGGTAATTGTGGAACTGCACCTGGTGGATCTCCCGTGAAGAATGGACCGGCTGGTTATCCGGGAAGTGGATCACCTGAAAGCCCAAATGGTTCAGATGGGCACCCAGGGGGCCCAGCATATCCAGGTAGTTCTGGAAGTCCAGGAGGTCAAGGCGGGCCGGGATATCCAGGCAGTCCGGGAAGCTCAGGAAAACCAGGAGGTCCAGGAAGTCCAGGATGTACTGGTAGCCCGTATGGAAATTGTGGTGGAGCTACACCTGGTGGATCTCCAGTGACGGGTGGACCATTTGGGGGCCATCCGGGAAGCGGATCGCCTTACGGTGGAATACCAGGAAGTTCAGGCAGTCCAGGAGGTCCAGGATACCCAGGCAAACCAGGAAGTCCAGGAAGTTCAGGTGGTCCCGGTGCTCCAGAAGGTCCAAAATATCCGGGTAGTTCAGGAAGTCCAGGATGTACCGGTGGTCGCTATGGAAATTGTGATGGGTCTGCACCTGGTGGATCTCCAGTGAAGAATGGACCATTTGCTGGTCATCCAGAAAGCGGTTCACCTTATGGTGGTACACCTGGAAGTCCAGGCAGTCCAGGAGGTCCAGGATATCCAGGCAGCCCGGGAAGTCCAGGAGGTCCAGGTAGACCAGGAAGTCCAGGAAGTCCAGGAAGTCATGGAGGCCCAGGATATCCAAGCAGACCAGGAAGTTCGGGAAGTCCAGGAGGTCCAGGAAGTCCAGGAGGTCCAGGAAGTCCAGGATGTACTGGTGGTCCGTATGGAAATTGTGGTGGAGCTGCACCTGGTGGATCTCCAGTGAAGGGTGGACCATTTGGTGGTCATCCGGGAAGCGGATCGCCTTACGGTGGAACACCAGGAAGTTTAGGCAGTCCAGGAGGTCCAGGATACCCAGGCAAACCAGGAAGTCCAGGAAGTTCAGGTGGTCCCGGTGCTCCAGGAGGTCCAAAATATCCGGGTAGTTCGGGAAGTCCGGGAGATCAAGAAGGACCAGGCAGTCCAGGAAGTCCAGGATGTACCGGTGGTCGTTATGGAAATTGTGATGGGTCTGCACCTGGTGGATTTCCAGTGAAGAATGAACCATTCGCTGGTCATCCAGGAAGCAGTTCGCCTTACGGTGGTACACCTGGAAGTCCAGGCAGCCCAGGAGGTCCAGGATATCCAGGCAGTCCGGGAAGTCCGGGAGGTCCAGGTAGACCAGGAAGTCAAGGAGGCTATCCAAGCAGTCCGGGAAGTTCTGGAAGTCCAGGAGGTCCAGGAAGTCCAGGATGTACTGGTGGTCCGTATGGAAATTGTGGTGGAGCTGCACCTGGTGGATCTCCCGTGAAGAATGGGCCATTTACTGGTCATCCGGGAAGTGGATCGCCTAATGTGGGCTCTCCTGGAAGTCCAGGAGGTCCAGGATATCCAGCCAGTCCGGGAAGTCCAGGAAGTCCAGGATGTACCAGTGGTCCTTACGGTAATTGTGGAGCTACACCTGGTGGATCTCCGTATGGGCCATCTGCTGGACATCCAGGACATCCAGGAAGTGGATCACCTATCGGTGGTTCTCTTGGAAGTCCAGGAGGATCAGGATATCCAGGCAGTCCGGGTAGTCCAGGGAGTCCAGGTGGATCTCAAACACCATATGGACCGTTTACAGGCGTAAGCACAAGTGCTGGTGCTCACGCTGGTGTGAGTGGACCAAGTCCTGGAAGTAGGCACCCTCCTGGAACACCAGGAAGTGGGTCACCTGGCTCCAGTCCCTCGTACTCGCCAAATGGTCCTTATGGTGGTCAGAAGCCTGGACCTTATGGACCTAGCAGCGGAGCTCCGGGAGTGAAAGGAGGTCCGAGCGGTGCAGGGCACCCACCTGGAACACCAGGAAGTGGAGCACCAGGCTCCAGTCCCTCGTACTCGCCAAATGCTCCATCTAGCAATTCTCCGTTTGGAAACGCAGGAACACCAGGTTCTCCAAATGGACCTTATGGTGGTCAGAAGCCTGGACCTTATGGACCTGGGAGTGGAGCTCCGGGCGTGAAAGGAGGCCCGGGCGGTTCAGGGCCTGGCACTTCACCAAACGGTCCTTACCCTGGAAATGGAAAACCTAGCCCTGGCAGCAGTCCATCCGCGCCAGGAGCATCTCCCAACAAGCCAGGCGCTGGAAATGGACACCCACCCGGTGGTCAAAGTAAACCCGACGGAGACAGTAAAATCTTTTACATAAACGTGAATCCTGCTCCGGGAACTCCGGCTGGAAGCAAGCCTCACGGTAACACTGGTCCTCATGGAGGACCTGGAACGACGAAATCTCCCTTCGGAACTGGACCGTCTGAACCGACTAGACCATATCAACCTGGTCCTCATGGCGGCGCTGGAACCACTAAACCTGCTTACCAACCAGGTCCTCATGAAGATGCAGGACCTACGAAGTCTCCTTTCCAGCCAAGTCCTTATGGCGGTGCTGGAACCACAAAATCTCCTTTCCAAACAAGTCCTTATGGCGGAGCTGGAACTGCAAAGCCTCCTTACCAACCAGGTCCTCATGCAAATACAGCACCCACGAAGTCTCCTTTCCAACCAGGACCTTATGGTGGAGCTGGAACGACGAAATCTCCCTATCCAAATGGACCTCACGCAGGCACTCCTGGAGGTAGCCCTGGCTGGCCCGGTTCAGGAATAAACGGACCAACGAACCAAAGCCCGTTAGGCGTACAACCTGGAAGCGGTACGAGCGGTTGTACAG GTAGTGGTCAGGGTTGCGGAAGCGGATGCAGTCAGAGTAACTCTCCGGGCGGCAAACCTTGCGATGAAAACAATATTCCTAACATCGAAAAGCTCTCTGGACCGGCAGGCGAAGGGCCCGACGATTTCTCGCAATCTTCGCAAGCAGTGTTCCCTCCTGGTGAAGCCATTCGACCATCCAACGCACCTGGCTGCACTTATGGCAGTTGTCCGCCTGGATCGGGTCCATCGCCCGGTGGCAAACCGGACAACGTGAATAAAATTCCCGGAGGGCCTGGAACGTATGAATGGAATCCCTTTTTGACTGGAAAAGTGTCGCCTCCTAGTAGTG GTGGCTCGTACCCTACAGCAACTACCAGCAAGCCAATTGGTGTTGGGAACCCCTTCTTCGGAGGAGGACCTGCAGTTGGCGTAGGAGCTGGAGCTGGTGCATGGAGCGGCGCCAGTTCCGGAAGTCACGTCCCTCAGAACGGAAACTCTCCGTTTGGAGAGGGATCGACGAAACCCGTGGGTAAAGACAATCCGTTCTTTGGACCAGGATCAGGACCCACGCGTGGCGATATCGGGGGCACAGGTGGTCCAAAGACTGGAGGACCAGGTTTTCAGACACAGCCCCCAAACAGCATCGTTGGAGGTGGAGCGGGCCAACCATCGAGTGGGAATCCATTCGGTGTTGGAGCAGGTTCTGCAGCAGGTACCTTCGGTCACTATCCTGGTTCAGGTCCTGAATCTGGTAACGGcggcggaggtcctgggggagtgAAGAAACCGTTAGGAACACATCGTGGTAGCGGAAGCGGAGGTGGCGTTGGAATTGGTTTGGACGGTTTTGGAAACTTACCTGGACACGAAAACGGCGGCTCCTTCGGTGGAGCGTTTTCTGGCGCCTTCAGCAGCGCTCATGCCTCCAGTTTCGCTGACTCGAAGGCTGCCTCGTTTGGCTTGGGAG GGCCAAATCCAAATTTCGGAGAGGGGAATGGCGGAAATTGGGCCTCCAGTGGCGCGGCAAGTCAAGCCGGAAGTGGTTCCTGGTCCTCCAGCGGAGCATCCGCTTACGCCAGCAGCAGCGCAGGCA GCTGGGCAGGCGCAGGACCACACGCTGTGAAAGGATAG